One Methanohalophilus mahii DSM 5219 genomic window carries:
- a CDS encoding DUF2149 domain-containing protein: MRKQKKYRRSGLLYEGDEQNPLTGVANLFDIAMVFSVALLVALVMSFQLPELLSPTDDVTIVKNPGQEDMQIITKEGQEIKVLNMTEQIGGGSGEALGTAYQLADGRVVYVPEGKNESGG, encoded by the coding sequence ATGAGGAAGCAAAAGAAATACAGGCGAAGCGGTTTGCTTTATGAAGGAGATGAACAGAACCCCTTAACAGGCGTGGCCAACCTTTTCGACATAGCCATGGTCTTCTCCGTGGCTCTGCTGGTGGCTCTGGTGATGTCATTCCAGTTGCCGGAACTGCTGTCTCCTACGGATGATGTGACCATTGTGAAAAACCCCGGGCAAGAAGACATGCAGATCATTACCAAAGAGGGGCAGGAAATCAAAGTGCTCAATATGACCGAACAGATCGGCGGGGGTTCCGGTGAGGCGCTGGGTACGGCCTATCAGCTGGCAGACGGGCGTGTTGTGTATGTACCTGAAGGGAAAAATGAATCGGGAGGATAA
- a CDS encoding MotA/TolQ/ExbB proton channel family protein, producing MAIDSSLFQIMYTVSSSLLYPVIILLLLAVVSSLALIGEFISEYSKRHRNVTQLEDVGKRVQDSVKSSDFDFAATHLGELKQNSLVMSFARDAAAHLGSSAATSIDWLSEEYEVRMTKNLEYTKILSTVAPMIGLMGTLIPLGPALIGLAEGNILQLAHNLMVAFATTVLGLFAGIVGYVLTVVRKRWYWQDMADINYLLECMEGEE from the coding sequence ATGGCAATAGATTCTTCGTTATTCCAGATAATGTATACCGTTTCTTCGTCACTATTGTATCCTGTTATTATACTGCTTTTGTTAGCAGTTGTATCATCTCTGGCTCTGATTGGTGAGTTCATTTCCGAATATTCCAAGAGGCATCGCAATGTCACCCAGCTTGAGGATGTGGGGAAAAGGGTGCAGGATTCCGTGAAATCCTCGGATTTTGATTTTGCCGCTACACACCTGGGTGAACTGAAGCAAAATTCCCTTGTAATGTCATTTGCCCGGGATGCTGCTGCCCATCTTGGCAGCAGTGCTGCCACATCTATCGATTGGCTTTCCGAGGAGTATGAAGTGCGAATGACCAAGAACCTCGAGTATACCAAGATCCTTTCCACGGTTGCCCCTATGATTGGTCTTATGGGTACCCTTATTCCTCTCGGTCCGGCTCTTATAGGACTTGCAGAAGGCAACATCCTCCAGCTGGCTCATAATCTTATGGTGGCTTTTGCGACAACGGTACTCGGTCTGTTTGCCGGTATCGTAGGATATGTCCTGACCGTGGTACGTAAAAGATGGTACTGGCAGGATATGGCTGATATCAATTATCTGCTTGAGTGTATGGAGGGTGAGGAATGA
- a CDS encoding DUF2162 domain-containing protein produces the protein MSAVYLTVVGILLAIAVFAVKAGVGCGCSTINRRQLFGIAGMYFVLSVIIGVILNYVDISYLLTASQLGMGLHVVMALLLLGVGIYTSKKWTCGVDVSHKTFLVISLPCPVCLAALFMSIMLLSNTVEISSALLGLGVGVIFFVSIISSSLVFRRFKKDPTTLGNAMTFLGLFYLMGAVIAPAYMQAKQLGLPTFSGPEFDIIPFIGFAILITAGFALNRIKTQY, from the coding sequence ATGAGTGCAGTATATTTAACGGTTGTAGGGATCCTTCTGGCAATAGCTGTATTTGCAGTTAAGGCCGGAGTGGGATGTGGATGTTCGACTATCAATCGCAGGCAGTTGTTTGGCATTGCAGGGATGTATTTTGTATTATCAGTAATAATAGGTGTTATTCTTAATTATGTCGATATATCCTACCTGCTGACTGCTTCCCAGCTTGGAATGGGGCTGCACGTTGTGATGGCCCTTTTACTTCTCGGTGTGGGTATATACACATCCAAAAAATGGACTTGCGGGGTGGATGTATCCCATAAGACCTTCCTTGTGATCTCCCTTCCCTGTCCGGTATGCCTTGCTGCCCTTTTCATGTCAATCATGCTGCTTTCCAATACTGTTGAGATCAGCAGTGCACTTCTGGGACTTGGGGTAGGTGTCATCTTTTTCGTGTCCATCATTTCCTCTTCCCTGGTTTTCAGGCGATTCAAAAAAGACCCTACAACCCTTGGAAATGCCATGACGTTTCTGGGTCTGTTCTACCTGATGGGTGCAGTAATTGCCCCTGCCTACATGCAGGCAAAACAGCTGGGTCTGCCGACTTTCAGCGGCCCGGAATTTGACATCATACCCTTCATCGGCTTTGCAATCCTCATAACGGCCGGCTTTGCACTTAATCGTATCAAAACCCAGTATTAA
- a CDS encoding 60S ribosomal export protein NMD3, protein MKELICPKCGSTTHNLYENVCKNCFFKQFKLAELDPVISTQICARCGSKFERGQWTDTKHDTNTVLEKVESELLLHENADIIELGFEPQKLTPYQYIVNVYIQAEIYGMPLEEKLTTEVRVQRSVCDACSRIAAGYYEGIIQLRASNRNPTDDEKKKCDHLVRETLTRMEKKGDRLAFISNMSSSKEGTDYYIGSSGACRQICKIITSKLGGEHQESPSLFSQRDGKELYRVSYAVRLPKYVPGDILYFNNQVLQIKNCDKKAKCIDLQTGKKVIASIEDIEKAEFLGVYNDAKRAVLVAIEDNSIMVLDPTNYQTVTLKKPFFLTASEGEEIPVLKTEYGMIPIPEELKA, encoded by the coding sequence ATGAAAGAACTTATATGCCCAAAATGTGGCAGTACTACTCACAATCTTTATGAAAATGTGTGCAAGAACTGTTTTTTCAAACAGTTCAAGCTGGCCGAATTAGACCCGGTCATAAGCACCCAGATCTGTGCCAGATGTGGCTCCAAATTCGAAAGAGGACAGTGGACAGATACAAAACACGATACAAATACAGTACTCGAGAAAGTCGAAAGCGAATTGTTGCTTCATGAAAACGCAGACATAATTGAACTTGGGTTTGAACCTCAAAAACTGACCCCCTACCAGTATATTGTTAATGTTTACATCCAGGCAGAAATCTACGGCATGCCTCTGGAAGAAAAACTCACCACCGAAGTTCGTGTCCAGCGCAGTGTCTGTGATGCATGCAGCAGAATAGCTGCCGGCTACTATGAAGGAATCATCCAGCTTAGGGCAAGTAACAGGAACCCTACGGATGATGAAAAGAAAAAATGTGATCACCTGGTCCGCGAAACCCTTACCCGGATGGAGAAAAAGGGAGACAGACTGGCTTTTATTTCAAACATGTCTTCATCAAAAGAAGGGACAGATTACTATATCGGCTCCTCCGGTGCCTGCAGGCAGATCTGTAAAATTATAACATCCAAACTCGGAGGAGAGCATCAGGAATCCCCCTCCCTGTTCAGCCAGCGGGATGGTAAGGAGCTCTATCGTGTATCCTATGCGGTACGCCTGCCAAAATATGTTCCCGGAGATATCCTCTATTTTAATAATCAGGTATTGCAGATAAAAAATTGTGATAAGAAAGCCAAATGTATAGATCTGCAAACCGGCAAGAAAGTTATCGCATCCATAGAAGATATAGAAAAGGCCGAGTTTCTGGGGGTATACAATGATGCAAAACGGGCTGTACTGGTGGCAATTGAAGATAATTCCATAATGGTACTTGATCCCACAAATTACCAGACAGTGACTCTCAAGAAACCCTTCTTCCTGACTGCCAGCGAGGGAGAGGAAATTCCGGTACTCAAGACCGAATATGGCATGATACCCATCCCTGAAGAGCTTAAAGCATGA
- a CDS encoding ATP-grasp domain-containing protein, whose protein sequence is MKDILVIGYSSRNIACSASKAGYNVYAIDAFCDRDLEYNTCKCHALMEEDIHEVEREEIVRIMDNFEKDFDGVVLGSGFEKIDREIFDCPVLNNSVRQMETVSDKKRFAEELQKIGIPHPQTHAATNPPQIDTPMILKPAIGGGGVFNKIVTSADELEYQIDDICKAGNFKPEELILQEFVHGTGASVSMTSNGKQATAIAANEQLIGIPWLTNMPFAYCGNITPMQTPHENEMIEICVKLCKHFELKGSNGMDFIITEKGPMVLEINARFQGSLDSVEIATGINLFQTHVDAFKGVLPKKPKYQRWGGRTILYASQKPVTISKQISEVFGRGRFADIPKSGYEAYPDDPVVSILAEGNSRNDVLGYMKEQAKMLHKIL, encoded by the coding sequence ATGAAAGACATCCTGGTAATTGGATACAGCAGCAGGAATATTGCATGTTCTGCAAGCAAGGCAGGTTATAATGTATATGCAATAGATGCTTTTTGTGACCGGGATCTGGAATATAATACCTGTAAATGCCATGCTTTGATGGAAGAAGATATCCATGAAGTGGAAAGGGAAGAAATTGTCCGTATAATGGACAATTTCGAAAAGGATTTTGACGGAGTAGTCCTGGGGTCGGGGTTTGAAAAAATTGACAGGGAAATCTTTGACTGCCCCGTCCTGAATAATTCTGTAAGGCAGATGGAAACCGTATCGGATAAGAAACGTTTTGCAGAAGAATTACAAAAAATTGGTATTCCCCATCCTCAAACCCATGCAGCTACGAATCCTCCACAAATAGACACCCCCATGATACTCAAGCCAGCAATTGGAGGCGGTGGGGTCTTCAATAAAATAGTAACCAGTGCAGATGAATTGGAATATCAGATTGACGATATATGCAAAGCCGGAAATTTCAAACCAGAGGAACTTATTCTGCAGGAATTCGTACACGGCACTGGAGCAAGTGTATCCATGACAAGTAATGGAAAACAGGCTACTGCGATAGCGGCTAATGAGCAACTTATAGGAATTCCCTGGCTTACAAACATGCCATTTGCTTATTGTGGAAATATTACTCCAATGCAAACACCCCACGAAAATGAAATGATCGAGATCTGCGTAAAATTATGTAAACACTTTGAACTGAAAGGTTCCAATGGAATGGATTTTATAATTACGGAGAAGGGACCCATGGTACTGGAAATAAACGCCAGGTTCCAGGGTAGTCTGGATAGTGTGGAAATTGCAACAGGAATCAACTTATTCCAGACACATGTGGATGCATTTAAAGGAGTGTTGCCCAAAAAACCGAAATACCAGCGGTGGGGAGGGAGAACTATACTGTATGCATCTCAAAAACCGGTTACTATCAGCAAACAAATATCTGAAGTCTTTGGAAGGGGGCGTTTTGCAGACATCCCGAAATCCGGCTATGAGGCATACCCGGATGACCCGGTTGTTTCAATTCTGGCAGAGGGTAATTCCAGAAACGATGTACTTGGATATATGAAAGAACAGGCGAAAATGCTGCATAAAATACTGTAA
- a CDS encoding transcription factor has translation MIDLNDPVVRGYLIQLLGEEGITMIENMPEGEVTDEEIAEATGVLLNIVRRNLFIMNENKLAVCRRERDSSSGWLTYLWQLDMDDIDTQLTKEKKKLVKNLQARLDFEEDNVFYVCPEGCIRILFNNAADCHFLCPVCGEDLTFQENTEMVDTLKERLTALQES, from the coding sequence TTGATAGATTTAAATGACCCTGTAGTACGAGGATACCTGATACAGCTGCTTGGAGAAGAAGGAATCACAATGATTGAAAACATGCCCGAAGGTGAAGTCACCGACGAGGAAATAGCAGAGGCTACGGGCGTGTTATTGAATATTGTTCGAAGAAACCTATTCATAATGAACGAGAATAAACTCGCTGTATGTCGCCGGGAAAGGGATTCAAGCAGCGGCTGGTTGACATACCTCTGGCAACTTGACATGGATGACATAGACACCCAGCTGACAAAAGAGAAGAAAAAACTCGTTAAGAACCTTCAGGCCCGCCTGGATTTTGAAGAGGATAACGTATTTTATGTCTGCCCGGAAGGTTGCATCCGGATTCTATTCAACAATGCAGCGGACTGCCATTTCCTTTGTCCGGTATGTGGTGAGGACCTGACATTCCAGGAAAATACGGAAATGGTTGATACACTAAAAGAAAGACTTACTGCCTTGCAGGAAAGTTGA
- a CDS encoding TIGR00295 family protein: protein MISYMDAIQLLKKEGCSEKVIQHCIEVSRASEEIAERLQKRGYDVDIELVRIGGLLHDIGRGTTHGIMHADTGSRRAAELGLDEKLIAIIRNHIGAGIPADEAKEMGLPPQDYIPLSMEEKIVAHADNLVKGTKRISTEGRINRMKKKGVGKRAMERVHDLAKELGIRQL from the coding sequence ATGATCTCTTATATGGATGCAATACAACTACTGAAAAAAGAAGGGTGCTCCGAAAAAGTAATCCAGCACTGCATTGAAGTATCAAGGGCATCCGAAGAGATTGCAGAAAGGCTTCAAAAACGAGGCTATGATGTCGATATCGAACTCGTCAGAATCGGTGGGCTTTTACATGATATCGGAAGAGGTACCACACACGGCATTATGCACGCAGATACCGGTAGCCGGCGTGCAGCTGAATTGGGCCTCGATGAAAAACTAATAGCTATTATAAGAAACCATATTGGTGCAGGTATCCCTGCAGATGAAGCAAAAGAGATGGGGCTTCCACCACAGGATTATATCCCCCTTTCCATGGAAGAAAAAATAGTTGCTCATGCGGATAACCTTGTGAAGGGAACAAAACGCATATCCACAGAGGGGCGTATCAACCGAATGAAGAAAAAAGGTGTCGGTAAAAGGGCCATGGAAAGAGTTCATGACCTTGCCAAAGAACTTGGAATAAGGCAACTTTAA
- a CDS encoding PHP domain-containing protein codes for MIIDMHTHSFYSDGTLSPEDLVKEAAEVGLKYICLTDHDTLDGVLSIGDTKSRYGVELIPGVELTTRYAGMDFHILGMGIDVKDTKLKTVLAKMSGERLGRAKTMSSLLGKHGWEVDVSSLSCSKGIVTTHDIAKAVTNREVSAFDFHNEWLSSDSPCVVGTSSMPVKDAISIIQKAGGKAVCAHLLRTLGEHGQVDSLLKIASDMVDMGIDGFETFYGQSSMVNVSIMNSIADRYGLLKTGGSDYHGPGHKGRCPLGRYYSYGFGYDQEKVLQSVQVRPLLSCIP; via the coding sequence ATGATTATTGATATGCATACACACTCTTTCTATTCTGATGGTACACTTTCACCTGAGGATCTGGTTAAGGAAGCTGCTGAAGTGGGACTGAAATATATCTGTCTTACAGACCATGATACGCTGGATGGTGTTCTTTCTATTGGTGACACTAAGTCAAGATATGGTGTTGAATTAATTCCGGGAGTGGAATTGACAACCAGATATGCGGGAATGGATTTTCATATACTAGGTATGGGCATTGATGTTAAAGATACTAAATTAAAAACTGTGCTTGCAAAGATGTCGGGTGAAAGGCTTGGGAGGGCAAAAACGATGTCCTCTCTTCTGGGAAAGCATGGTTGGGAAGTCGATGTATCTTCCCTTTCCTGTTCAAAAGGTATTGTTACCACACATGATATTGCAAAAGCGGTAACAAACAGGGAGGTTTCAGCGTTTGATTTTCATAATGAATGGTTAAGTTCGGATTCCCCCTGTGTTGTGGGTACTTCTTCGATGCCTGTTAAAGATGCTATTTCCATAATACAAAAAGCAGGTGGTAAAGCAGTCTGTGCTCATCTTTTGAGAACACTTGGAGAACATGGTCAGGTTGATAGCCTTTTGAAAATTGCTTCAGATATGGTCGATATGGGTATTGATGGCTTTGAAACATTTTACGGTCAAAGCAGCATGGTTAATGTGTCTATTATGAATTCAATAGCTGATCGATATGGTCTTTTAAAAACAGGTGGTTCGGATTATCATGGACCGGGTCATAAAGGTAGATGTCCTCTTGGTCGGTATTATTCTTATGGATTTGGTTATGATCAGGAGAAAGTGTTACAGAGTGTGCAGGTAAGGCCACTGCTTTCCTGTATTCCATAA
- a CDS encoding ABC transporter permease, with translation MAEMNVIQNIGISGFIFCALLLILPFLVSYYFKLGIIKKSIIIVSRMSFQLFLIGLLLTVVFDINNPLINVLWVFVMLFFATYTILEGTDFKTGPFLPTMLILFSIANILVLFYFTGFIIKLDDIFEARYFIPIAGMLMGNSLRANIVALNDFYHDVKNNEQRYLYRLCVGASRKEALFPYMQRSILSSLKPTLANMATMGIVFLPGMMTGQILGGVNPILAIKYQITIMVAIFVTTVLGVLVCVVVVVEKGFDDYDLMVEDIKKV, from the coding sequence ATGGCAGAAATGAACGTAATTCAAAACATCGGTATCTCTGGATTCATATTCTGCGCCTTGTTGCTCATTCTACCCTTCCTGGTAAGTTATTATTTCAAATTGGGTATCATAAAGAAAAGTATCATTATCGTATCCCGGATGTCTTTCCAGTTATTCCTGATAGGTCTTCTACTTACCGTAGTTTTTGATATCAATAATCCACTTATTAACGTTTTGTGGGTATTTGTAATGCTGTTCTTTGCGACATATACCATACTCGAAGGAACGGATTTCAAGACGGGCCCTTTTCTTCCCACAATGCTAATCCTTTTTTCCATTGCAAACATACTGGTTCTGTTTTATTTTACCGGTTTTATCATAAAACTTGATGATATCTTTGAGGCACGCTACTTCATACCCATTGCAGGCATGCTTATGGGCAACTCCCTGCGTGCAAATATTGTTGCATTGAATGATTTTTATCATGATGTAAAGAACAATGAGCAACGTTACCTGTACAGGCTTTGTGTTGGTGCATCCAGGAAAGAAGCCCTGTTTCCCTATATGCAAAGGAGCATTCTATCCTCCCTAAAACCGACTCTTGCTAATATGGCAACTATGGGTATAGTATTCCTTCCGGGTATGATGACCGGTCAGATATTGGGGGGTGTAAATCCCATATTGGCCATCAAATACCAGATAACTATCATGGTAGCTATTTTTGTAACTACTGTGTTGGGTGTTCTGGTTTGTGTGGTTGTAGTCGTGGAGAAAGGCTTTGATGATTATGATTTGATGGTCGAAGATATTAAAAAAGTATAA
- a CDS encoding ABC transporter ATP-binding protein has protein sequence MDKNIIEFRDLSIIHSHQKVLENFNLTIKEGEKLLIRGKSGTGKSTLFMCLLGLMRPSGGDVYFENLPVTGNSVSVVRTKVAYVPQNVDVGRDSVEEFFDTIFSYNAVGFSPSFEKMQRLLEWFELDASILKKEFKSLSGGEKQRIVLILSLLLERDVFLLDEPTSSLDSSLKSKVVDYFVNDPSLTVIVISHDPQWEREGLRFVDIPNI, from the coding sequence ATGGATAAAAACATTATTGAATTCAGGGATCTTAGCATTATTCATTCGCATCAGAAGGTTCTGGAGAATTTCAACCTTACAATAAAAGAAGGTGAAAAACTTCTAATCAGAGGAAAGTCGGGGACCGGTAAATCCACCCTTTTCATGTGTCTTCTGGGATTGATGCGCCCTTCTGGCGGGGATGTTTATTTTGAGAATTTGCCGGTTACGGGTAATTCTGTTTCTGTTGTGCGTACAAAAGTAGCCTATGTTCCCCAGAATGTTGATGTTGGAAGAGATAGTGTAGAAGAGTTTTTTGACACAATATTTTCCTATAATGCGGTTGGCTTTTCTCCGTCTTTTGAAAAAATGCAAAGATTGCTTGAATGGTTTGAACTTGATGCTTCCATTCTCAAAAAAGAATTCAAATCCCTCTCCGGAGGGGAAAAACAGCGTATTGTACTCATTCTGTCTCTACTTCTGGAAAGAGATGTGTTTTTGCTTGATGAACCCACTTCTTCTCTCGATTCTTCATTAAAATCAAAGGTAGTTGACTATTTTGTCAATGATCCTTCATTAACAGTAATTGTTATTTCACACGATCCCCAGTGGGAAAGGGAAGGTTTGCGTTTTGTAGATATTCCAAACATATGA
- the sfsA gene encoding DNA/RNA nuclease SfsA: protein MPESEKQVMYIGWDAEAVFVSRPNRFVAIVDILLPDMQNVAVHVHDPGRLVYLLYRGNRLLVKKATNPGRKTEWDLIAARKDNEWVLVNSAYHRKIAEWVLSEPDISPLGQVDSILPEQKLGDSRLDFLVFKGNKRIWVEIKGCTFIRDEVALFPDAPTTRGKRHLDELILAKKNGDHAAVLFLVFRPDAKYFSPNRLMDPGFYGSYQKAKEAGVDFYPLQFTYRAGNLYFERILH from the coding sequence ATGCCTGAATCAGAAAAACAAGTAATGTATATTGGTTGGGATGCTGAAGCCGTCTTTGTCAGTCGTCCCAATCGATTTGTTGCTATTGTAGATATTCTGTTACCTGATATGCAAAATGTGGCGGTTCATGTACACGACCCCGGAAGGCTGGTATATCTGCTTTACAGGGGAAACCGGTTACTGGTGAAAAAGGCTACAAATCCTGGTCGCAAAACAGAGTGGGATCTCATTGCTGCAAGAAAGGATAATGAATGGGTACTTGTGAATTCTGCATATCATCGCAAGATTGCTGAATGGGTATTATCGGAACCTGATATTAGTCCTCTGGGGCAGGTGGATTCAATCTTGCCTGAGCAAAAACTTGGTGACAGCAGACTGGATTTTCTTGTTTTCAAAGGGAATAAACGTATTTGGGTGGAGATTAAAGGTTGTACATTTATTAGGGATGAAGTAGCCCTTTTTCCGGATGCTCCTACAACAAGGGGTAAACGTCACCTTGATGAACTTATACTGGCAAAGAAGAATGGGGATCATGCAGCGGTTTTATTTCTGGTTTTCAGGCCTGATGCAAAATATTTCTCCCCCAACCGGCTAATGGACCCGGGATTCTACGGGTCATATCAAAAGGCCAAGGAGGCAGGAGTAGATTTTTATCCACTTCAGTTTACCTATCGGGCAGGGAATCTTTATTTTGAAAGAATCCTTCATTAA
- a CDS encoding DUF5518 domain-containing protein, whose amino-acid sequence MGLIKGAVIGLIVTFVLYLVPFVNMLSPFIGGFAGAYSEVRSAWDGLLVGILMFILMVIPGFILAGFVGSLFHNIPGLMAIVTGLGAGMFFLIMLHTGIIGIIGAVLGGLLAD is encoded by the coding sequence ATGGGTTTGATCAAAGGTGCCGTAATAGGCTTGATAGTTACATTTGTGCTTTATTTAGTTCCGTTTGTAAATATGCTTTCTCCATTTATAGGCGGCTTTGCAGGAGCTTATTCTGAGGTGCGCTCTGCATGGGATGGCCTTTTAGTAGGCATATTAATGTTCATATTGATGGTAATTCCCGGTTTTATTCTGGCAGGCTTTGTGGGTTCACTTTTTCATAATATTCCGGGTTTGATGGCAATTGTTACAGGACTGGGTGCAGGCATGTTCTTCCTGATTATGTTGCATACCGGTATAATTGGTATTATTGGTGCAGTGCTCGGTGGACTGCTGGCTGATTAA
- a CDS encoding metallophosphoesterase translates to MFREEDAVIRIDELPTMIIGDLHGDLEALTMVISIKEKLEPANIIFLGDYVDRGRNSVEVLSRLLELKIASPKNVFLLRGNHETKQMNEKSGFLDELKDSDLFNFANIVFEEMPVAAVINKKIFCVHGGIEDIRKTTAITKQNSFNYLWNDPSGIQGLNFSIRGRDIRTFGPDIVEGFLRLNDLQMIIRAHSSLDTGYRWWFGNKLLSIHSTLNNHGTPAKGAVCLIEKDQLDIYTYGKTGDDTGIIDKIRHDF, encoded by the coding sequence TTGTTCAGGGAAGAAGATGCAGTAATAAGAATAGACGAACTTCCCACAATGATAATCGGGGATTTGCATGGAGATCTTGAAGCCCTGACAATGGTAATTTCAATCAAAGAAAAGTTAGAGCCTGCAAATATAATATTTCTGGGAGATTATGTGGACCGCGGAAGAAATTCGGTAGAAGTCCTTTCAAGATTGTTGGAATTAAAGATTGCCTCACCGAAAAATGTCTTTCTCCTGAGGGGGAACCATGAAACAAAGCAGATGAACGAGAAAAGTGGATTCCTTGATGAGCTGAAAGATAGTGACCTGTTCAATTTCGCTAATATCGTGTTTGAAGAAATGCCCGTGGCAGCTGTAATAAATAAAAAAATATTCTGTGTCCACGGCGGTATTGAGGACATCAGGAAAACAACAGCAATCACAAAACAAAATTCCTTTAATTATCTCTGGAATGACCCCTCAGGGATACAGGGCCTGAACTTCTCCATACGAGGAAGAGACATACGGACCTTTGGCCCCGACATTGTGGAAGGATTTCTGCGCCTTAATGACCTGCAAATGATTATTCGTGCCCATAGTTCACTGGATACAGGATATAGATGGTGGTTTGGAAATAAATTACTTTCAATACATTCCACACTGAATAACCATGGCACGCCTGCAAAGGGTGCTGTATGCCTTATTGAAAAGGATCAACTGGACATATACACATATGGAAAAACTGGTGATGATACAGGGATCATTGACAAAATCAGGCATGATTTTTGA
- a CDS encoding DUF367 family protein gives MKDFRLHIYHARQCDPKKCTGKRLKKFDLVRLHEKIHSLPKGSILLDPMAEKSLSPADSKISDMIVLDCSWNTVEEIFPKLLRRKLQHRALPYLLASNPVNFGKPFKLNSAEAFAAALYILGNKDQAEKILSKFRWGHTFLELNREPLEDYSKANNSEDIIQIQNEYI, from the coding sequence ATGAAAGATTTCAGGCTCCATATTTATCATGCGCGGCAATGTGACCCCAAAAAATGCACAGGCAAAAGACTCAAAAAATTTGATCTTGTCCGATTGCATGAAAAAATACATTCACTCCCGAAGGGATCCATCCTACTGGACCCAATGGCAGAAAAATCTCTTTCACCTGCAGACAGTAAGATTTCAGACATGATTGTCCTTGACTGTTCCTGGAATACCGTGGAAGAAATTTTTCCTAAACTGTTGCGCCGCAAGTTACAGCACCGTGCATTGCCCTATCTGCTAGCTTCAAATCCGGTGAATTTTGGCAAACCTTTTAAATTGAATTCTGCAGAAGCTTTTGCCGCAGCTTTGTATATTCTGGGAAATAAAGATCAGGCAGAAAAAATCCTGTCAAAGTTTCGATGGGGGCATACTTTCCTGGAACTTAACAGAGAACCTCTTGAAGATTACAGTAAAGCAAACAATAGTGAGGACATAATACAAATCCAGAATGAATACATCTGA
- a CDS encoding TIGR00725 family protein, whose amino-acid sequence MEIQIGVIGTGSCDSEIDSLAEEVGREIAKRGACLLCGGMEGVMEAACRGCKEEGGKTVGILPGSSANEANPYVDIAIVTDMGHARNAIIASSCDVVIAVGGEYGTLSEIALSLKNCKPVIRLCSRWNIEGTIPARSAKEAVDMAFEQIN is encoded by the coding sequence ATGGAGATACAGATTGGAGTTATAGGGACCGGATCCTGCGACAGTGAAATCGACAGCCTTGCAGAAGAGGTTGGAAGAGAGATTGCAAAAAGAGGAGCATGCCTTCTTTGTGGTGGCATGGAAGGTGTTATGGAAGCTGCCTGCAGGGGATGTAAAGAAGAAGGTGGCAAAACGGTTGGAATACTTCCCGGATCATCTGCAAATGAAGCAAATCCTTATGTTGACATCGCCATAGTAACGGACATGGGACACGCAAGAAATGCAATCATTGCATCTTCATGTGATGTGGTTATAGCAGTCGGCGGGGAATATGGTACATTATCAGAAATCGCATTGTCTCTTAAAAACTGCAAACCGGTCATCAGACTTTGTTCAAGGTGGAATATTGAAGGAACAATCCCTGCCCGTTCGGCAAAAGAAGCGGTAGATATGGCCTTTGAACAAATAAATTGA